Proteins encoded in a region of the Vicia villosa cultivar HV-30 ecotype Madison, WI linkage group LG5, Vvil1.0, whole genome shotgun sequence genome:
- the LOC131604169 gene encoding uncharacterized protein LOC131604169, with the protein MSNLTKLDFGALDISGKNYLTWALDAQIHLSAEGHDDTIKEGNKSSDQQKAKAMIFLRRHLHEDLKNEYLTVTDPHVLWKNLKDRYDHKKTIILPKARYEWKHLRLQNFKSVSDYNSAMFRITSKLLLCGEKVTDEDMLEKTFSTFHASNVLLQQQYREKGFIKYSDLISCLLVAKQNNELLMKNHEARPTGTTPFPEVNVARHDHYRKIRGRGRAYARGRGRNYAHGLGFDRGRNGNHKNTYFHPKWKNVEKNEKEGQSSKTNENICYRCGGKVHWSRTCRTPKHLVDLYQKSLKNKKERIETHFANEDDDPDYGNMDVTHLDIGDFFADPDGKIDHLIGDGNVKK; encoded by the coding sequence ATGTCAAATCTTACAAAATTGGATTTTGGGGCTCTTGATATTTCGGGAAAGAACTATTTGACATGGGCCCTAGACGCCCAAATTCATTTAAGCGCAGAAGGTCACGATGACACTATTAAAGAAGGAAATAaatcatctgatcaacaaaaggcAAAAGCCATGATATTCCTTCGTCGTCACCTTCACGAGGATCTTAAAAATGAGTATCTTACCGTAACTGACCCACATGTCTTGTGGAAAAATTTGAAAGATAGATATGATCATAAAAAAACGATTATCCTACCAAAAGCTCGATATGAATGGAAGCATTTACGTTTGCAGAATTTTAAAAGTGTAAGTGATTATAATTCTGCAATGTTTAGAATAACTTCTAAGTTATTATTATGTGGAGAAAAAGTAACTGATGAAGATATGCTAGAAAAAACATTTTCCACTTTTCATGCATCCAATGTGCTCCTGCAGCAGCAGTATCGAGAAAAGGGGTTTATTAAATATTCTGACCTAATATCTTGTCTTCTTGTGGCTAAGCAAAATAATGAACTATTGATGAAAAATCACGAGGCCCGTCCCACTGGTACAACTCCATTCCCAGAAGTGAATGTGGCAAGGCACGACCACTATAGGAAAATTCGTGGCCGCGGTCGTGCATACGCACGTGGTCGTGGTCGTAATTATGCTCATGGTCTTGGTTTTGATCGTGGTCGCAATGGGAATCATAAAAACACATATTTCCACCCGAAGTGGAAAAAtgttgaaaagaatgaaaaagagggtcAGAGTagcaaaacaaatgaaaatatttGCTATCGTTGTGGAGGAAAAGTTCATTGGAGTCGCACTTGTCGTACTCCAAAACACCTTGTTGATCTTTATCAAAAATCactgaaaaataaaaaggaaaggatCGAGACTCACTTtgctaatgaagatgatgatccaGATTACGGTAATATGGATGTTACCCATTTAGATATTGGTGACTTCTTTGCTGATCCAGATggaaaaattgatcaccttattgGAGATGGAAATGTCAAGAAATAA